Proteins encoded in a region of the Triplophysa dalaica isolate WHDGS20190420 chromosome 10, ASM1584641v1, whole genome shotgun sequence genome:
- the ahr1b gene encoding aryl hydrocarbon receptor 1b, with the protein MYAGRKRRKPVQRTLKQPPSEGTKSNPSKRHRDRLNSELDRLASLLPFPEEVTGSLDKLSILRLSVSYLRAKNFFSVALKNHNGKDESANNSNHDNNKAKKEAWLPEGELLLQALNGFVLVVTSEGIIFYCSHTIQDYLGFHQTDVMHQNVIELIHTEDQQSFRRNLHWALNPPPVNTQTEDSLQDGEPAPSMSLICTPEELPPENSSFLERIFVCRFRCLLDNSSGFLALNLQGRLKFLHGQNRHMDDGGQMPPQLALFAIATPLQTPSIMEIRTKNMIFRTKHKLDFTPLACDAKGKIVLGYTEAELRVRGTGYQFIHAADMLYCAENHVRMIKTGESGLTIFRLLTKDNRWKWVQANARLVYKNGKPDYIIATQRPLVEEEGGEHLRKRSMHLPFTFATGEALLYQTSYPMPGFPDTLQGKGKSSKTKKSKGHRSSKDDVDPSSLLGAMMRQDESVYVCHPGMETGMSFHSSLLSVQGNPSTSSAGNDIWSSTQNGVVDCSKQEPSSFDPLLATLDSLSLENEESCSNTELFNALENLGLNAEDLELLLLDERMIQVDMEPDYIPSLDDILTNNEILSYVHDSLENRIDNRAGGGSDVSIPAPAVDFPKPSKPCSPSMSAPEVTPSMSAPYTPFWPPKLSAPIVQLSQQMQKHLNGQSVYHKTDNWIPAPMPLVSETETPTAFLTQENALLGVHNGHWVPENTQTNLNKLSTLDCKITGQNLFHYKQKTVEGGHASTNRIYGDPQCHRYNYTDQVDLSTNRPSFPNGQTQHINNAMGNHMAYDMANGSGVEFILNSNSDGDIGQFQGVMESSSAYQRDCNKEQQPKIPNTYYTSFTKQNSSLEHILGLTAPQNVPSLTNYGPILTHGTTHSKVETSFILNSTGVAYTESCLIPNGNATATSDTGPCSLSEPLPPTPDPQTAGSYL; encoded by the exons ATGTATGCGGGACGCAAACGAAGAAAACCAGTGCAAAGAAC GCTGAAACAACCCCCATCTGAAGGGACCAAGTCAAACCCATCCAAACGTCACAGAGATCGTCTGAACTCAGAGCTGGATCGCTTGGCCAGCCTCCTTCCGTTTCCCGAGGAGGTCACCGGCAGTTTGGACAAACTCTCCATTCTGCGTCTGAGCGTCAGTTACCTACGTGCTAAGAACTTCTTCTCAG tTGCACTGAAAAACCACAACGGCAAAGATGAATCGGCCAACAACAGTAACCACGACAACAACAAGGCCAAAAAAGAAGCATGGCTGCCCGAGGGAGAGCTCCTACTACAG gCTCTTAATGGCTTTGTGTTGGTGGTCACCTCTGAAGGAATCATATTCTACTGTTCTCACACCATCCAGGATTATTTAGGCTTTCACCAG ACTGATGTGATGCATCAGAATGTTATTGAACTCATCCATACTGAGGACCAGCAGTCCTTCAGACGTAACCTTCACTGGGCCCTGAACCCTCCGCCGGTCAACACCCAGACCGAGGACAGCTTGCAAG ATGGAGAACCTGCCCCAAGTATGTCTCTGATATGCACCCCTGAAGAACTTCCCCCTGAAAACTCTTCTTTCCTCGAGAGAATCTTTGTGTGTCGATTCCGTTGCCTTCTAGACAACTCCTCAGGATTCCTG gcTCTAAATCTCCAAGGACGTCTGAAATTTCTACATGGACAAAACAGACACATGGATGACGGAGGACAGATGCCCCCCCAGCTCGCCTTGTTCGCCATAGCAACGCCCCTACAGACTCCCTCCATAATGGAGATCAGAACCAAAAATATGATCTTCAGAACCAAACACAAGCTGGACTTCACCCCATTGGCCTGTGATGCAAA GGGTAAAATCGTTCTTGGCTACACAGAGGCGGAGTTGAGGGTTCGTGGTACTGGGTACCAGTTTATCCATGCTGCCGATATGCTCTACTGTGCCGAGAACCATGTCAGAA TGATCAAAACTGGGGAAAGTGGTCTGACTATCTTCAGATTGCTAACAAAGGACAACCGTTGGAAATGGGTACAAGCTAACGCTAGACTGGTCTACAAGAACGGCAAACCTGACTACATCATTGCCACTCAGAGACCTCTTGT GGAAGAAGAGGGTGGCGAGCATCTAAGAAAGCGATCCATGCATCTTCCCTTTACCTTTGCCACTGGAGAGGCTCTGCTGTACCAAACCAGCTACCCCATGCCAGGCTTCCCTGACACCCTTCAGGGTAAAGGAAAGAGTAGCAAAACCAAAAAGAGCAAGGGGCACAGAAGTTCGAAGGATGACGTGGATCCCAGCTCTCTGCTCGGAGCCATGATGAGACAAGACGAGTCTGTTTACGTTTGCCACCCTGGAATGGAGACCGGAATGTCTTTCCACAGTAGCCTCCTCAGCGTGCAGGGAAACCCTAGCACTTCTTCTGCAGGAAATGATATTTGGAGTTCAACACAGAATGGTGTAGTCGACTGCTCCAAACAAGAGCCCTCAAGTTTTGATCCTCTTCTGGCCACGTTAGACTCTCTGTCCCTGGAGAATGAAGAGAGCTGCTCCAACACAGAGCTGTTTAACGCCTTGGAAAACCTCGGACTCAACGCAGAGGATCTAGAGTTACTACTTCTGGATGAGAGGATGATCCAAGTGGACATGGAACCGGATTACATCCCATCACTTGATGATATTCTCACCAACAATGAAATCCTTTCTTACGTCCACGATTCACTGGAGAATCGTATTGATAACAGGGCAGGTGGTGGCAGTGATGTTTCAATACCTGCCCCTGCAGTTGATTTTCCTAAACCCTCCAAGCCGTGTTCTCCTTCTATGTCGGCTCCTGAAGTTACTCCCTCCATGTCCGCTCCGTACACACCTTTCTGGCCACCGAAACTTTCAGCACCCATAGTTCAGCTCTCACAGCAGATGCAAAAACACCTCAATGGACAGTCTGTTTATCACAAAACCGACAACTGGATCCCTGCTCCGATGCCTCTGGTCTCTGAAACTGAAACACCTACGGCCTTTCTTACCCAGGAAAACGCCTTGTTGGGTGTCCACAACGGTCACTGGGtccctgaaaacacacaaaccaatTTAAACAAGTTGTCTACACTTGACTGCAAAATAACAGGACAAAACCTATTTCACTATAAACAGAAGACTGTTGAGGGTGGACATGCGTCCACAAACAGGATCTACGGTGACCCCCAATGTCACAGATACAACTACACAGACCAAGTGGACCTTAGCACAAACAGACCTAGTTTTCCCAATGGCCAGACCCAACATATAAACAACGCAATGGGAAATCATATGGCCTACGATATGGCCAATGGATCAGGGGTGGAGTTTATCCTAAACAGCAATTCAGATGGAGACATCGGGCAGTTTCAGGGAGTCATGGAGTCTTCTTCGGCCTATCAGAGGGATTGTAATAAAGAGCAGCAGCCAAAGATCCCAAATACATATTACACCTCCTTTACCAAACAGAACTCCTCGCTGGAGCATATTCTGGGATTAACCGCACCTCAAAACGTTCCTTCTTTGACAAATTACGGACCTATTCTGACTCATGGGACCACTCACAGTAAG
- the ahr2 gene encoding aryl hydrocarbon receptor 2, with protein MSGGIGTYAVKKRKKPVQKIPKPPPPDGVKSNPSKRHRDRLNGELDKLTNLLPFSEDVRARLDKLSVLRLSVGYLKVKSLFNATIRETAGGWLGDRSVTSLDGVSFSEGDLLLQALNGFVLVVTAEGYAFYTSPTIQDYLGFHQSDVVHQSVFELIHTDDRAMFRRQLHFALNPDDGADGMQNSSDITRDMVNYNPQHIPPENSSFLERSFCCRFRCLLDNSSGFLALNFQGRLKYLHGQTKMAEDGTMTHPQLGLFVIATPLQQPSIMEIRSKTLLFQTKHKLDFTPMGIDTRGKVVLGYTEIELCVRGSGYQFIHVADMMYCADNHIRMIKTGESGLTVFRLLSKGGIWIWVQSNARLVYKQGRPDFIIARQRALTNEEGEEHLRQRKLQLPFNCASGEGVLYEVGPSLDIADIQNQNQSEKMRKPASLDPNSILGCMQKQDHLLKQDYNENSDPNSQFDLDKAFRDSHALLTFPGNTWQPSTPNTLAGVKEESVVKDMMDTLQQIMGDSTLCNSLQELDVDSSELKEWESTLLKISSDMELNETITNDILSYVEDALFKENGIQLPGHLKGQGPFVEVPECLPEMELQNALSANQGFNGQPGMLTGSPGQGGFIGMNVQEAMDAGSPGRGIAKLTHIGPQLPIVQQTLPDNKFVQSFGLDQMPKNAPVNSHAMFNSSLGVPCTQQQAQVRLGLHGAVQENGLVPCGQIHIGNQSLPNTMTLPLQNSLLQGAPTQPMAFANHNLHPQQQSVNQNPQWVPSLSDSNNIVDNRMDTCIRNVSLRQDAGLHSAPITSLQGQFSLHTQNSANPGLPAWSQSPSQQLPQSLSGRHQNLTGLYGQIQRDPLVQLMPQTNTQGFGSGFVAQTTHNNGYPQQGGMVNNGPHKTANSCMFQSAPQPADNGIQYVSTDPTSMSTCQRAKSLVTQSPTPVSCYYQRGPGELIVGTSVIPQEDTNISPMACQVSLGLTPENMIAQQYLSCNGHTQIANCPLEVDGPFHLSSLANGITYFSENNQSNCCDY; from the exons CCACAATCAGAGAGACAGCAGGTGGATGGCTTGGCGATCGTTCGGTGACCAGTCTAGACGGAGTCAGTTTCTCAGAAGGGGATCTGCTGTTGCAG GCTCTCAACGGCTTTGTTCTGGTGGTCACTGCAGAGGGTTACGCCTTCTACACCTCTCCGACTATACAGGACTACTTGGGCTTTCATCAG TCAGATGTGGTCCACCAAAGTGTATTCGAACTCATCCATACAGACGACCGTGCAATGTTTCGAAGGCAACTACACTTTGCTCTTAACCCCGACGATGGCGCTGATG GAATGCAGAACAGCAGTGATATCACCAGAGACATGGTCAACTACAACCCTCAACACATCCCTCCAGAAAACTCCTCCTTCCTGGAACGAAGCTTCTGCTGTCGATTTCGTTGCTTGCTTGACAACTCTTCAGGCTTCCTG GCCCTGAACTTCCAGGGGAGGCTTAAATATCTCCACGGCCAGACCAAGATGGCGGAAGACGGAACCATGACCCACCCTCAGCTGGGTCTTTTTGTCATAGCCACACCCCTTCAGCAACCCTCTATAATGGAAATCCGAAGCAAGACTCTTCTGTTCCAAACCAAACACAAGTTGGATTTCACACCTATGGGTATCGACACAAG AGggaaagtggttcttggctacACTGAAATTGAGCTGTGCGTGAGAGGATCTGGTTATCAGTTCATTCACGTCGCCGACATGATGTACTGTGCAGACAACCACATTAGAA TGATAAAGACTGGAGAGAGTGGTTTAACAGTCTTTAGACTGCTCTCAAAAGGAGGCATTTGGATCTGGGTGCAATCAAATGCCAGGCTTGTGTATAAACAAGGACGGCCTGATTTCATCATTGCTCGACAGAGAGCGTTAAC CAACGAGGAAGGCGAGGAACACCTCCGTCAAAGGAAGTTGCAGCTACCTTTCAATTGCGCCAGTGGTGAGGGTGTACTGTACGAGGTCGGCCCCTCGTTGGACATCGCAGACATTCAAAATCAGAACCAAAGTGAAAAGATGCGCAAACCTGCATCCTTGGACCCCAATTCTATACTTGGATGCATGCAAAAGCAGGACCATTTGCTAAAGCAGGACTACAATGAAAACAGTGACCCTAATTCCCAGTTTGACCTGGACAAGGCCTTTAGGGATAGCCACGCCCTGCTCACCTTTCCTGGAAACACCTGGCAGCCATCAACCCCAAACACACTGGCAGGGGTAAAGGAGGAGAGCGTCGTCAAGGACATGATGGATACCTTACAGCAGATTATGGGGGACAGCACtctttgtaacagcttgcaggAACTAGACGTTGACAGTTCGGAGCTGAAGGAATGGGAGAGCACTCTGCTCAAGATAAGCAGTGACATGGAACTTAATGAGACCATCACCAATGACATCCTCTCCTATGTCGAGGATGCACTTTTTAAGGAAAATGGTATTCAGCTACCCGGACACCTGAAGGGGCAGGGACCATTTGTTGAAGTTCCAGAGTGCCTTCCGGAGATGGAATTACAGAATGCCTTATCTGCTAACCAGGGATTCAATGGCCAGCCGGGGATGCTAACCGGATCACCTGGTCAGGGTGGGTTTATCGGAATGAATGTCCAAGAGGCCATGGATGCCGGTAGCCCAGGAAGAGGGATTGCGAAACTGACCCACATTGGGCCACAGTTACCAATTGTACAGCAAACGCTACCTGACAACAAATTTGTGCAGTCATTCGGACTGGATCAAATGCCCAAAAATGCCCCCGTCAACAGTCACGCAATGTTTAATTCTTCTCTTGGAGTGCCTTGTACCCAGCAACAGGCCCAAGTCAGGCTTGGTCTGCATGGTGCAGTGCAAGAAAATGGACTCGTACCATGTGGCCAGATTCATATTGGAAACCAGTCCCTTCCTAACACAATGACTCTCCCTCTTCAAAACTCTCTATTACAGGGTGCCCCCACCCAACCAATGGCTTTTgccaatcataatttgcatccCCAGCAACAGTCGGTTAATCAGAACCCTCAGTGGGTACCATCTTTGTCTGACAGCAACAATATCGTGGATAACCGGATGGACACTTGCATCCGTAATGTTTCACTAAGACAAGATGCCGGGCTGCACTCTGCCCCTATCACAAGCCTACAAGGACAGTTTTCTCTTCATACCCAAAACTCTGCTAATCCGGGCCTGCCTGCCTGGTCCCAGTCCCCTTCCCAACAGCTCCCTCAATCATTGTCCGGCAGACATCAAAATCTGACCGGTCTATACGGACAAATCCAAAGAGACCCCCTCGTACAGTTAATgccacagacaaacacacaaggaTTTGGCTCTGGCTTTGTGGCCCAGACGACTCATAATAATGGCTATCCTCAGCAAGGCGGCATGGTTAATAACGGCCCTCACAAGACCGCCAACAGCTGCATGTTCCAAAGTGCCCCGCAACCCGCAGACAACGGGATTCAGTATGTTTCTACAGATCCAACATCCATGTCGACCTGCCAGAGGGCTAAGAGTCTCGTGACCCAGAGTCCGACTCCAGTATCTTGCTACTACCAAAGAGGCCCTGGCGAATTGATTGTTGGTACGTCGGTCATCCCACAAGAGGACACCAACATCAGCCCCATGGCCTGCCAGGTCTCGCTTGGGTTGACTCCGGAGAACATGATTGCTCAGCAGTACCTCTCCTGCAACGGCCATACACAG ATCGCAAACTGCCCGCTGGAAGTGGACGGACCATTTCACCTTTCCTCTCTGGCCAACGGAATCACCTACTTTTCCGAGAATAACCAAAGCAATTGCTGTGACTATTAG